The following coding sequences are from one Prochlorococcus sp. MIT 1314 window:
- a CDS encoding NAD(P)H dehydrogenase assembly family protein, whose amino-acid sequence MKFDIKDKVKLIAPVSYLKTSDNMPMLRPPDLVAIDEIGEILSIKSPDTVEVKFRRGSFLIDIDKIEKKIT is encoded by the coding sequence ATGAAATTTGATATCAAAGATAAGGTTAAGTTGATTGCGCCAGTCTCTTACTTGAAGACTTCAGATAATATGCCGATGTTAAGACCGCCTGATCTGGTGGCAATTGATGAAATTGGAGAAATCCTATCAATCAAGTCCCCAGATACTGTTGAAGTTAAATTTAGAAGAGGTTCTTTTTTAATCGATATTGATAAGATTGAAAAAAAAATAACTTAA
- a CDS encoding phycocyanobilin:ferredoxin oxidoreductase — protein MLSESFTKTKLKDPLILDLLQNIREYRSMLEDLESIKVDPNLTNIISNEVGKEFYIENEFHKAKGFRKLHIEVAEFSKNLKILHCVFFPDPKFDIPIFGMDLVKINDIVSAAIVDLSPASRNQGIKYEKSLSVVDKSSFTSLRELPNWGGIFSKNVFFASLKNKSEKNDFCRVVNQYLSILIKLSKEAKPEFKEEIIQERINYQKNYCMQQMKNEKTSMVLLKYFDEKWVNKYIKTVLFDF, from the coding sequence TTGTTGTCTGAATCTTTTACTAAAACAAAATTAAAAGACCCTCTTATTTTGGACCTGTTACAAAATATCAGAGAGTATAGATCCATGCTTGAGGATCTTGAGAGTATAAAAGTCGATCCTAATCTTACTAATATAATATCTAACGAAGTAGGGAAAGAATTTTATATAGAAAATGAATTTCATAAAGCAAAAGGGTTTAGAAAGTTACATATTGAGGTGGCAGAATTTTCAAAGAATCTTAAGATTTTACATTGCGTTTTTTTCCCTGATCCAAAGTTTGATATTCCAATTTTTGGGATGGATTTAGTAAAAATAAATGATATTGTATCTGCTGCCATTGTTGATTTATCACCAGCATCTCGAAATCAAGGTATTAAATATGAAAAATCTCTTTCTGTAGTTGATAAAAGTTCTTTCACTTCATTGAGAGAACTTCCTAACTGGGGGGGGATTTTTTCTAAAAATGTATTTTTCGCTTCTTTAAAAAATAAATCTGAAAAAAATGATTTTTGCAGAGTTGTTAATCAATATCTTTCTATTTTGATCAAATTAAGTAAGGAAGCTAAACCTGAATTTAAGGAGGAAATTATTCAAGAGAGAATAAATTATCAAAAAAATTATTGTATGCAACAAATGAAAAATGAGAAGACTAGTATGGTTCTTTTAAAATATTTTGATGAAAAATGGGTCAATAAATATATAAAAACGGTGCTCTTCGATTTTTAA
- a CDS encoding HlyD family efflux transporter periplasmic adaptor subunit, giving the protein MKLQTFKNLFIYLILFTPLSLGMISCSGNNKSNPKFRKEISVDIIPPITAVAALGQLSPSGEIRQLAAPISQFGSSPRVVEILVNEGDFVKKGDILAIFENGEKLISDLERNENLINTINDEIALKKDQIQRYELALSKDAYSFVQFSQRKDELLKLQKQKINLIGDQKNIKIDLFNSKLRSPIDGFILGINTRVGERPKNEGILDIGSSQKMEALIEVYESDIDRVFISQNVELSSENGGFQENLKGKVIRISPQVKQRKVLSTDPTGDADSRIIEVLVKLDQDSIDIVQNYAGMKVIAKFIP; this is encoded by the coding sequence ATGAAATTACAAACATTTAAAAATTTATTTATTTATTTAATTTTATTTACTCCATTATCTCTTGGGATGATTTCCTGTTCTGGCAATAATAAATCTAATCCAAAATTTAGAAAGGAAATAAGTGTAGATATTATTCCGCCTATTACAGCTGTTGCCGCACTAGGTCAACTTTCTCCTTCCGGAGAGATTAGGCAATTGGCAGCTCCGATAAGTCAATTTGGCTCATCTCCTAGAGTTGTCGAAATTTTAGTCAATGAAGGAGATTTTGTGAAAAAAGGTGATATTCTCGCAATTTTTGAAAATGGAGAAAAGTTAATTTCTGATCTTGAAAGAAATGAAAATCTAATTAATACTATTAACGATGAAATTGCTCTCAAGAAAGATCAAATTCAAAGGTATGAGTTAGCTTTGAGCAAAGATGCATATTCTTTCGTACAGTTTTCGCAGAGAAAAGATGAATTATTAAAATTGCAAAAACAGAAAATCAACCTTATCGGAGATCAAAAAAATATCAAGATAGATCTATTTAATTCAAAACTAAGAAGTCCAATTGATGGTTTTATCCTTGGAATAAATACGAGAGTTGGTGAGAGGCCCAAGAATGAAGGGATCTTGGATATTGGCTCTAGTCAAAAAATGGAAGCTTTGATAGAGGTTTATGAATCTGATATCGATAGAGTCTTTATCTCTCAGAATGTTGAATTGAGCAGTGAGAATGGTGGTTTCCAAGAAAATCTTAAAGGAAAGGTAATTAGGATTAGTCCTCAGGTAAAGCAAAGAAAAGTTTTGTCGACTGATCCCACAGGAGATGCTGATTCGCGAATTATTGAGGTTCTTGTAAAACTAGATCAAGATTCTATAGATATCGTGCAAAATTATGCAGGAATGAAAGTGATTGCAAAATTTATTCCCTAA
- a CDS encoding pitrilysin family protein: MNVGDVNYYTHSSKTKCVFVDNKELPLISIDIWCKAGSSFEEVDKNGTAHFLEHMIFKGSNKIMPGEFDYKIESLGGLSNASTGYDDVHFHVLVPPTNFRESLALLTNIVFSPNFNPDEFIKEKGVVIDEIKQQNDQPEERLFNYFLKRVWLSPNYANSILGTEHSIKNLEINDLKKFHSKHYNTEKICIAIAGNLSEEIYKILEKSDLSEINKNRIDRDSNLINLKQNKPSLKIRNGRELIKFDNLEFSRIFMAWFIPNLNDQKNIIGLEILASILSVGRNSRLVKILKEDSNLVESVYVDVNAGELGGLLIVEASCESKDIFLVEKEINKTIDEISNFKSLTMDEINKAINIVKSNYIFNLETSTQLSSFFGNELLWGRKSSINNLESHLKYWNDLDNFKEITEYIDGDKFTLVASPNKC; the protein is encoded by the coding sequence ATGAATGTAGGAGACGTTAACTACTATACCCATTCAAGCAAAACTAAATGTGTTTTTGTGGATAATAAAGAATTACCGCTTATAAGCATTGATATTTGGTGCAAAGCAGGTTCTTCATTTGAGGAGGTTGATAAAAACGGCACTGCTCATTTTCTAGAGCATATGATTTTTAAAGGATCTAACAAAATAATGCCAGGTGAATTTGACTATAAAATTGAATCACTTGGCGGATTAAGCAACGCTTCAACAGGTTACGATGATGTACATTTCCACGTTCTTGTTCCACCAACTAACTTTAGAGAATCACTTGCTCTTTTGACAAATATTGTCTTTTCTCCCAATTTTAATCCTGATGAATTCATAAAAGAAAAAGGAGTTGTTATTGATGAAATAAAGCAACAAAATGATCAGCCTGAAGAGAGATTATTTAATTATTTTTTGAAAAGGGTTTGGCTAAGTCCTAATTATGCCAATTCGATTCTAGGAACTGAACATAGTATTAAAAACTTAGAGATAAATGACCTTAAGAAATTTCATAGCAAACATTACAATACCGAAAAAATTTGTATTGCAATTGCTGGGAATCTCTCTGAAGAAATTTATAAAATTCTTGAAAAAAGTGATTTATCTGAGATTAATAAAAATAGAATCGACAGAGATTCAAATCTAATAAATCTAAAACAAAATAAACCTTCATTAAAAATAAGGAATGGGAGAGAGCTAATTAAGTTTGATAATTTAGAGTTTTCAAGAATTTTTATGGCTTGGTTTATCCCAAACCTCAATGATCAAAAAAATATTATTGGACTAGAGATATTAGCATCAATACTCTCTGTAGGAAGAAATAGCAGGTTGGTAAAAATTTTAAAAGAAGATAGTAATCTTGTTGAATCAGTATATGTAGATGTAAACGCTGGTGAATTAGGTGGATTATTAATAGTGGAAGCAAGTTGTGAATCCAAAGATATTTTTTTAGTAGAAAAGGAAATTAATAAAACAATAGATGAAATTTCAAATTTTAAGTCTTTAACTATGGATGAAATAAATAAAGCTATAAATATTGTTAAAAGTAATTATATCTTTAATTTAGAGACATCCACACAACTTTCTTCATTCTTTGGTAATGAATTGCTTTGGGGTAGGAAATCTTCAATCAATAATCTAGAAAGTCATTTAAAATATTGGAATGACTTGGATAACTTCAAAGAGATCACGGAATATATAGATGGAGATAAATTTACTTTAGTTGCATCCCCTAATAAATGTTAA
- a CDS encoding pitrilysin family protein: MLKRYFLNNKKRNFSIASIWIKGGSDMDSASKKGVNKILCSLLTRGCEGFNNFTLSEYIESYGAELNQEVFEDGILISIKSLNEHFSKLFPLLDLIINKPILSETEFKKVKKSSIDYLKKDKENPFNICFEKWRKIVYSNHPYASNTIGNANDVSKITYKDILLEFKNFKNREKYLISNNPEINGEDFGTLEKKILKEKSGRLNYNLDPTNRFDYINNDSNQTIIMIGDQTCSRRSSDYLPLKVLESYLSYGMSAALFKLFREKHGITYDLGVYYPIRSGNSPFLIYLSVSNKQALFAFELLSTLWENFLFHPLTDSEIFLAKEKLKGSFLLRNQSLDEILQRKIQLISYGIPPISELDLNSKIEEISSLDILKLTNKYFSKPFLSIAGNKKICLEISNRWKKTF, translated from the coding sequence ATGTTAAAAAGATATTTTTTAAATAACAAAAAAAGAAATTTTTCAATTGCTTCAATTTGGATTAAAGGGGGTAGTGATATGGATAGTGCCAGCAAAAAAGGGGTAAACAAGATCCTTTGTTCATTGCTTACCAGAGGATGTGAAGGATTTAATAATTTCACTCTCTCTGAATATATTGAGTCCTATGGAGCAGAATTAAATCAAGAAGTATTTGAAGATGGTATTTTAATAAGCATTAAATCCCTAAATGAACATTTCAGCAAATTATTCCCCTTATTAGATTTAATAATTAATAAGCCAATTCTCTCGGAAACTGAATTTAAAAAAGTAAAAAAATCTTCTATTGATTATCTTAAAAAAGATAAAGAGAATCCATTTAATATCTGTTTTGAAAAATGGAGAAAAATTGTTTACTCAAATCATCCTTATGCTTCAAACACAATTGGTAATGCAAATGATGTTTCAAAGATTACCTATAAAGATATTTTGCTTGAGTTTAAAAATTTCAAAAATAGAGAAAAGTATTTAATTTCAAATAATCCCGAAATAAATGGAGAAGATTTTGGAACATTAGAAAAAAAAATACTAAAAGAAAAATCAGGACGTTTAAATTATAATTTAGATCCTACGAATAGATTTGATTACATTAATAATGATTCAAATCAAACAATAATAATGATAGGCGACCAAACCTGCTCGCGAAGAAGTAGTGATTATTTGCCTCTTAAGGTTTTGGAGTCATATTTATCTTATGGCATGAGCGCTGCTTTATTTAAACTTTTTAGAGAGAAGCATGGTATCACTTACGATTTAGGTGTTTATTATCCTATCAGGAGTGGGAATTCCCCATTTTTAATTTATTTATCAGTATCCAATAAACAAGCACTTTTTGCTTTTGAACTTTTATCAACACTATGGGAAAATTTTCTTTTTCATCCATTGACTGATTCTGAAATATTTTTAGCAAAAGAAAAACTAAAAGGTTCTTTTCTATTAAGAAATCAATCCCTAGATGAAATTTTACAGAGAAAGATACAATTAATTAGTTATGGTATTCCACCAATTTCTGAGCTCGATTTAAATTCAAAAATAGAGGAAATATCTTCGTTAGATATTCTTAAATTAACTAATAAGTATTTTTCAAAACCTTTTCTGAGTATTGCTGGCAATAAAAAAATATGTTTAGAAATTTCTAATAGGTGGAAGAAAACCTTTTAA